From bacterium:
CATGTGCAGGCCTCCTCTGCTATTTATTTTCCAAATACACCGCAGGCTTTTCCCTGCCAACTATTCTGCAATTGCTGAGTTTTCCGGATCGCCTGAATTACCCCGGCTTTATCCAGAATCCATTGGGGTGCCACCAGGTCATCCGCACTGCAGTCTGCAGTCAGGCGCTGAATCACCATTTCCGGGTGAAGCCGTTCTAAAAAACCGACCAGGCGCGCTGTATAGTCCGCAAGTGTCAACGGCTGATAACGGCCTGCCTGATACTGTTTGGCCAGCGCGGTTTCGCGAACCACATACAGGGGATGAAGTTTCACCGCTTCCAGCTTAAGCTGGGCGAGGGCATCAGCAGTTTCGAGCTCCTGCTTGGCGCCTTCGCCGGGCAGTCCTAATATAACATGCGCACATATCTGAATACCGGAAAATCGACGGGTCATCGTGACTGCTTTTAAAAACGCCTCAAACCCATGCCCCCGATTCACCGCTCTCAGGGTCGTGTCATGCATGCTTTGCAACCCATATTCCAGCCAAACTTCATAGCGCTTGGTATAGGTATGAATCAATTCCAAAATAGCATCATCAACACAATCCGGGCGTGTCCCAATGGCCATGGCGCAAATTTCGGGAAATTCATATACCACATCATAAATTTCCTTAAGCTGGCGCACACTTCCATACGTGTTGGTATACGCTTGAAAATACGCCATGAAGGCGTGAATCCCTTTGCGTTTCCCCTGGGCAATGCCTTCGCGAATCTGTTGGACCAAGGGACGCGGTTGAGAAACGGCGTGGGGAGAAAATGTCTGCGGTTCACAAAAAATACAACCTGCCTCAGAAATACTGCCGTCCCGGTTGGGACAGGTAAACCCGGCATGCAAACCAATTTTTCTGACCGGTTCTTTGAAGCGTTCCTTGAGATATGCTGAAAAGGTTCGATAGCGGGGCTTTTCCATCATCAAACGCCTGACGTGCGTTGTTTCCCAATATGATAAATCAATTGGGAAATCGCACCGGGTGTAATCCCGGAGATGCGCCCTGCCTGGCCCAGATTGCCCGGCTGCATCTTTGTCAACTTCTCCGCCACTTCCAAAGAAATTCCGGGGAGATTTTTATAGATGAAATTCTTCGGAATACGAATATTCTCCAAATATTTAAATTTTTCAATTTCTTTCGACTGACGGTTGATGTAACCCTCATACTTGACACTGACTTCAACACTCTCTCGAATCCGGCGTGGTATTTGCGCTGATACCTCGTCCAATTGCGCCAGTTCCGCATACCGAATTTCCGGTCGACGCAACAATTCCAGCAATGTAATGGTCCGGGTAAAAGGCGCGGTCCCGCAGCTGCTAAGTAGCGCATCACTTTGTTCATCCGCCACAATACGGGTCATCGCCAGCCGGCTCCGTTCTGCATTGATTTTCCGGACCCGCTCCAAATAGTTTTGAAATACCTCATCCGGGATAAGTCCCAGCTTGTGTCCCAGGGGCGTCAGTCTCTCATCCGCATTGTCTTCCCGAATCACCAACCGGTATTCCACCCGCGAGGTGAACATGCGGTACGGTTCATTGGTGCCCTTGGTGACCAGATCATCAATTAAAACACCAATATAGCCTTGAGAACGGTCGATCACAAATAGCGGCTTGCCTTTAACCAGATGAGCGGCATTGATCCCTGCCATCAACCCCTGAGCCGCTGCTTCCTCATATCCGGTGGTGCCATTGATCTGCCCGGCAAAAAATAATCCCCCAATGGTCTTGCATTCCAGGGTCGCACTCAATTGGGTGGGGTCCACATAATCATGCTCAATACCATATCCCGTCTGAACAATCCCGGCGTGCTCCAATCCCGCAATTGAATGAACCATCTCTTTTTGTATCTCCAGCGGAAGGCTGTTGGAAATACCATTGGGATAATAGCGGTCGGCCGAAAGTCCTTCCGGCTCTACGAAAACATGATGACTCTCCCGGTCCGGAAATCGGACAATTTTATCCTCTACCGAAGGACAATACCTCACACCGGTCCCGGTTATCTGACCTGAATAAAGCGCTGATTGCTCCAGATTGTCACGAATAATTTCATGGGTTTTTTCATGGGTATGCCCGATATGACAGGAAACCTGCTTAAGCTGCGGTGCTTCCGAACCTGTCATGGAAAACGGCACATACAATGTATCCCCGGGTTGTTCCACCAATTTTGAAAAATCAATGGTCTTTCCATCCAAACGCGGCGTGGTCCCGGTTTTAAAACGCCCCATCCGAATACCGTATTGGGTAAGATTTTCCGGAAGCAGTGTCGAGGCAGGATCACCCAAGCGTCCGCCGGGTTCTTTCTGCGTGCCAATGTGCATCAACCCGTGAAAAAAAGTTCCCGGCGTGATCACGACCGTCCTAGCCGCCATGACAGTATCATCCGACAGAACAACACCGGTGGTCTTTCCCTTTTCAACGTTGATACGCACAACTTCTTTGGCAAGAATTTCCAAACCTGAAATCCGGTGTAATTCCTGCTGGGCGGCCAGACGATAGACATCCATATCCACCTGCATACGGGAGGATTGAACGGCAGCACCGCGATTGGTGTTGAGTCGCCGAAACTGGATGCAGGCGGCATCTGCAATACGGCCCATCAATCCACCCAGGGCGTCAACCTCTTTTACCAATTGGCCTTTGCCGATGCCGCCGATCGCCGGATTACAACTGAGCTCGCCAATTTTTTCCAGGGAATGGGTGATTAATAGAACGCGGCATCCGATCCTGGCTGCCGCAGCACTCGCTTCGATACCGGCGTGACCGCCGCCAATAATAATAACATCATAAGACTTTTTCATGGCTATCCACTCAGGCTGTCTTCAGCCAGCCTTCTTCAACACCTTGCTCGACAATATAAATCAAATTCTGACCCGGTGCGGTCTGATAATAAATCCTGCCGGTTGGATTAATCGCCTGATCTTGAACGCACAAAAGATCACAGGTTTGCTGCCAAAATTTATGTCCCGCCTGGACCGGTGAAAACCCCGCATTTTCATGATCAATACACTCCGCCAATGTTTTGGAAAATGATTCACAAAAATCCCGATCCTGGGTCGTGCTTAACACAGCTTCCCAAACCGCTTGTTGGTGCTTGGGCACCAAACACCCAAAATGATATCCCAATAAAACAACCAACACCTTGTAATACTGAAAAATATTCTCACGGGAAATTTCTGTAATCGCACACTCCGCCAGTTTGAAGTTGCTGCCCACGCCGCAGGTGTTTTTAAACATAAAGTCGGCAATCTCTAAAAATCCCGCAAAAATATTTTTGACGACTTTGGACGATCCTTTGGTGGCGTCTAAAAAATGCTGTGCAACGCTTTTCTGCAAATGAAGCAAATCATCTTTGCGTTTAAGCGTCTCGCGCCCTTCCCACGGTTCCTGGGAAGGAACATTGGTTTTGATGTCCTGTGCATTTTTCTTTTTTGTCATATCCACACCCGAAAAAATCTTTTGATGACACTATTATAACCTCTTTGGCATGCATTTCCAATAAAATCTCATCACTCACGTTTGCCGTATCAACCGGGCCGCAAACATGGCATCCATGCCTGTGGTTCGCGGAAATGTTCTAAAAAACCCGTCTTTTCCCCAATAGGTTGCTGCCGGAATACCCTCCCGGCCGGGTCCGGGAAGCACGGAAAATCCGGCATGACCGGCTAAAAATATTTTTATAACATCTTCATTTTCCTCCGGTTCGGTGGTACAGGTTGCATAAATAAGATGACCGCCCGGTTTCACAAAACCGGCCGCCCGATTTAAAAGGGTTAACTGGATTTTGGCCAGACGTTGGTGGTCTTTTTCCTGCAAACGCCGGCGGGTCTCAACATGCCTGCGCAAGGTTCCCAAACCCGAGCAGGGCGCATCCACCAATACCCGGTCAACAGCAATGGAATCGTCCAGCTCCGCTATGACCGAAAGATTGTCCAATCCAAGCCGTTGCGCATTCTCCTGAATTCGTTGACGCTTTTTTTCGGAAACATCATAGGCTAAAACACGTCCCTGATGATTCAGCAATTCCGCCAAATGGGTTGCCTTGCCCCCAGGTGCGGCACACATATCCAGACAGGTTCCCTGGGCCGGTGGATTCACCAGCCAGCCGATCATTTGTGATGCCTGGTCCTGAAAATAAATCCAGTCCGTATTTTTTTCCAGGATGCTTCCCGGGGTCGCTTGATTTTTGGAAAGTAAAATTGCGGTCGGCAAATCACCGGATTGAACCTCCAGTCCCTGCGACTGCAAACGTTCGCCGGCCTGCGCCGCTGTCCCGACGGTCATATTGATACGGGCTGTCAAGGGAGGCGGTGTATTGGCTTGTTGCAGCATGGCTTCCGCGCGCTCAAAACCAAACCGTCCAACCCAGCGTGAAACAATGTAGCCCGGAAAAGAATGCCGTACTGCCAAATAGATAATCGGTGTTTTGAGACGGTCCGGCAAGGCCGGGGCGCCGCGCCGCGTGATTTCCCGCAAAATCGCATTGACCATCTTGACCTGTCCGGCGGGCAGCATGGTCTTGGCCATGGCAACGGTTTCATGTACCGCTGCGTGGGCGGGAATTTTATCCAAACAGAGCAGCTGATAGGCACCCAGCCGCAAAATCATTTTTACCTTATCCGGTGTTTTTTCAGGATCTTTCAATAACCGGTTGAGTGCGTAATCCAGATAACCCTGCATTTTGATCACGCCAAAGCATAATTCCCGACACAATTTCTGATCCAACTGAGACAGGTTGCTTTGCAGTAAGCGCCGGGTTAGCAGGTCTTCCACCCAGACTTTGGGTTCACCCTTTTGATTTAAAATATCCCAGGCCAGCCTGCGGGGATTGGTCTTGCTTTTCAATGGCATCCTCAATTCCTTTTTTTCATCATCAGATACTGTACCGATAAAAATCCATCGGCTTACCCGGCAGGTCTGCCGGACGCAGTACGCCGGGAAGACTGCCCATTGTGTTCGCGGCAACATAACAAAATTTTAAAACCGCAAAGTATTTTTTTATTCATCCGAAAACAAAAAAACCATATCATTCACCGCAAATGCTGCTTAGCGAATGGTTTTCTCTTTTGCCCTTTATATCGTAATCGTCTGAACAAAAAAACACTTCACGGTTTCTCACGCATACCGCTAAGCCCCGGAAAAGCCGACTAACTATGTTCTTTTAGTGTAACGTTGGTATTCAGTGTCCCTTGGGCACACCTTGCAGCTCGCGGGCCAATTCCTGCAAGCGCCCGGCGCGTTGCTCTAAGGTAGGATGGGTGGAAAAAAGTGATGCCAATCCGCCCCGTTTGAAAGGATTCACAATAAACATATGCGCGGTGGCATTGGATGCGGCGTTTTCCTGCATAGGCTGCCGCTTGACGGATGCCTGCAATTTTTCCAATGCATGAACCAGGTCCTCGGGACGGTTGGTTAAAAGCCCGGCGCCGCGATCTGCCGCATATTCCCGCGAACGCGAAACCGCCATCTGAATCAAAATTGCGGCCAACGGTCCAATAATCATGGTCAACAACAATCCCACCAAATTACGGTCGCGGCTGCCGCCGAACCAAAAAGCAAACCGTGCCAGCATAACAATCGCGCCGGCCAGGGTTGCCGCAACCGCACTGATTAAAATATCGCGGTTTTTCACATGGGTCAATTCATGCGCCAGCACCGCCGTGAGTTCGCGTTCATTTAATATCCCTAAAATTCCAGTGGTCACGGCCACCACCGCATGCGCCGGATTCCTGCCTGTAGCAAAAGCGTTCGGAACGGCATTGTCAACCACCATGACGTTTGGCATCGGCAGATTGGCCTGAGCCGAAAGGTTCCTCACGATTTCCGCAACATGTTTTTCATTGCTCTGAGGTTGCCGCGCACGATAGAGTTTTAAAACAATTTTATCGGAAAACCAATAGGTTCCAAAATTAATAACTACGGCAAAACCCAGCGCAATCATCATCCCGTTGGCGCCGCCCATGCGATTACCGATCCACAAGAGCAACAGGGTCATCCCCAACAATAATAAAAATGTCTTAAACATATTCCACATACACTCTCACTTTTCAAACGGAAAAAACCAATGTTAACAGACACCGGCTTAACAAAAAAAATTGCGGCTAGTTCTCAATATCCCCGGGATTTTTCTTTAAAGAATCAGCAATAAATTGACCGATGACATCGGCATCTTCATCCCGCAAAGCCATAAAATAAATACCGGCGCCATGTACGCCGTCCGGTACGCTGTGATCGGAAACCCAGATAACCTCTGAAAAAGCCCGCACCGGTTTGGCCGCCGTGGGCAGGACCACTTCGATTTTGAGAATATCTCCCTTTTCCAGCAAGCGCTCGCTTACCAGAAATAATCCCTCCGCAGACACATTCTTCGAATCTCCCGCCAGGGACATTTTTTTTTCTTCCAGGATGCTGGCTGCTTCTTCCGTCTCATTAATCACTTTATATTGGATTGGGATGGTTACTTTGATGCGTGGATGCTTTCTTTTATCAAAAGACAAAGATGCTTTTTCCATGATAATCCCCCCAGAATATAGTCTTCCGTACGCTGTATCATACCACGAAGCCTTTGGCTTGATAATGCTTAATTGTGCAAATTTTCATCAATGGCTTCGTTGACCAAACGATCCGCTTCTTTGTTCATTTCGCGGGGAATGTGTGCAAGGTTCCACTTGGAAAACCGGGTAAGCATCTGCCGCGCCTGATACCATAACGGCTGGAGGCCGGGATGTCTGACTTTGTACTCTCCCCGCAGTTGCTTGACAACCAATTCAGAATCAAGCCGGATCTCAAGGTGCTCAATTTTGTTTTTCAGTGCCAAGTCCAGACCCAGCAGTATTCCCTGGTATTCAGCGACATTGTTGGTGGTTGCGCCCAAAAAACTGTACGCTTGTGCAATCATGTCTCCCTCCAGGGTCCGCAAAACCGCACCGGCACCGGCAGGTCCGGGATTGCCGCGCGCCCCGCCGTCACAAGCTAAAAGTGCTTTTTTCATACGCCGTGAGTCTTCACAGCCTGATGAATGGCTAAAATGGAATCAAGCAATTGCGGAACATCCTTGAGATGCATCATGGTGGCGCTATCCGAAAGCGCTTCCGAAGGATTGGGATGGGTCTCCATAAAAACACCGTCGATCCCGGCACCGGTGGCGGCCCGGGCTAAAACCGGAATAAATTCCCGCTCACCGCCCGACTGTGCACCGCCGCCGGGAAGTTGTACACTGTGGGTGGCATCAAAAATAACCGGATATCCAAATTTTCGTAAAATAGCCAGCGAACGCATATCCACAATCAAATTATTATA
This genomic window contains:
- a CDS encoding TIGR01212 family radical SAM protein (This family includes YhcC from E. coli K-12, an uncharacterized radical SAM protein.); its protein translation is MMEKPRYRTFSAYLKERFKEPVRKIGLHAGFTCPNRDGSISEAGCIFCEPQTFSPHAVSQPRPLVQQIREGIAQGKRKGIHAFMAYFQAYTNTYGSVRQLKEIYDVVYEFPEICAMAIGTRPDCVDDAILELIHTYTKRYEVWLEYGLQSMHDTTLRAVNRGHGFEAFLKAVTMTRRFSGIQICAHVILGLPGEGAKQELETADALAQLKLEAVKLHPLYVVRETALAKQYQAGRYQPLTLADYTARLVGFLERLHPEMVIQRLTADCSADDLVAPQWILDKAGVIQAIRKTQQLQNSWQGKACGVFGK
- the mnmG gene encoding tRNA uridine-5-carboxymethylaminomethyl(34) synthesis enzyme MnmG — protein: MKKSYDVIIIGGGHAGIEASAAAARIGCRVLLITHSLEKIGELSCNPAIGGIGKGQLVKEVDALGGLMGRIADAACIQFRRLNTNRGAAVQSSRMQVDMDVYRLAAQQELHRISGLEILAKEVVRINVEKGKTTGVVLSDDTVMAARTVVITPGTFFHGLMHIGTQKEPGGRLGDPASTLLPENLTQYGIRMGRFKTGTTPRLDGKTIDFSKLVEQPGDTLYVPFSMTGSEAPQLKQVSCHIGHTHEKTHEIIRDNLEQSALYSGQITGTGVRYCPSVEDKIVRFPDRESHHVFVEPEGLSADRYYPNGISNSLPLEIQKEMVHSIAGLEHAGIVQTGYGIEHDYVDPTQLSATLECKTIGGLFFAGQINGTTGYEEAAAQGLMAGINAAHLVKGKPLFVIDRSQGYIGVLIDDLVTKGTNEPYRMFTSRVEYRLVIREDNADERLTPLGHKLGLIPDEVFQNYLERVRKINAERSRLAMTRIVADEQSDALLSSCGTAPFTRTITLLELLRRPEIRYAELAQLDEVSAQIPRRIRESVEVSVKYEGYINRQSKEIEKFKYLENIRIPKNFIYKNLPGISLEVAEKLTKMQPGNLGQAGRISGITPGAISQLIYHIGKQRTSGV
- the rsmB gene encoding 16S rRNA (cytosine(967)-C(5))-methyltransferase RsmB, which codes for MPLKSKTNPRRLAWDILNQKGEPKVWVEDLLTRRLLQSNLSQLDQKLCRELCFGVIKMQGYLDYALNRLLKDPEKTPDKVKMILRLGAYQLLCLDKIPAHAAVHETVAMAKTMLPAGQVKMVNAILREITRRGAPALPDRLKTPIIYLAVRHSFPGYIVSRWVGRFGFERAEAMLQQANTPPPLTARINMTVGTAAQAGERLQSQGLEVQSGDLPTAILLSKNQATPGSILEKNTDWIYFQDQASQMIGWLVNPPAQGTCLDMCAAPGGKATHLAELLNHQGRVLAYDVSEKKRQRIQENAQRLGLDNLSVIAELDDSIAVDRVLVDAPCSGLGTLRRHVETRRRLQEKDHQRLAKIQLTLLNRAAGFVKPGGHLIYATCTTEPEENEDVIKIFLAGHAGFSVLPGPGREGIPAATYWGKDGFFRTFPRTTGMDAMFAARLIRQT
- a CDS encoding zinc metalloprotease HtpX; this encodes MWNMFKTFLLLLGMTLLLLWIGNRMGGANGMMIALGFAVVINFGTYWFSDKIVLKLYRARQPQSNEKHVAEIVRNLSAQANLPMPNVMVVDNAVPNAFATGRNPAHAVVAVTTGILGILNERELTAVLAHELTHVKNRDILISAVAATLAGAIVMLARFAFWFGGSRDRNLVGLLLTMIIGPLAAILIQMAVSRSREYAADRGAGLLTNRPEDLVHALEKLQASVKRQPMQENAASNATAHMFIVNPFKRGGLASLFSTHPTLEQRAGRLQELARELQGVPKGH
- a CDS encoding PilZ domain-containing protein — protein: MEKASLSFDKRKHPRIKVTIPIQYKVINETEEAASILEEKKMSLAGDSKNVSAEGLFLVSERLLEKGDILKIEVVLPTAAKPVRAFSEVIWVSDHSVPDGVHGAGIYFMALRDEDADVIGQFIADSLKKNPGDIEN
- a CDS encoding ribonuclease HI family protein, with amino-acid sequence MKKALLACDGGARGNPGPAGAGAVLRTLEGDMIAQAYSFLGATTNNVAEYQGILLGLDLALKNKIEHLEIRLDSELVVKQLRGEYKVRHPGLQPLWYQARQMLTRFSKWNLAHIPREMNKEADRLVNEAIDENLHN